A genomic window from Carboxydothermus pertinax includes:
- a CDS encoding nucleotidyltransferase substrate binding protein: MNSERLMEKFNEYKKAVLRLKEALEEDLTNPLVYDGVIQRFEFTYELAWKLMKAYLEYEGYATVNSPRAAFKEAFAYGLIFNGDVWIDMIDARNLTVHTYDEQMAKEIYDKVKKKYYDAFAAFAKKMAEVLK; the protein is encoded by the coding sequence GTGAATAGCGAACGGTTAATGGAGAAATTTAATGAATATAAGAAGGCTGTTTTAAGACTAAAAGAAGCGTTGGAAGAAGATTTAACAAATCCTTTAGTTTATGATGGCGTAATTCAGCGTTTTGAGTTTACCTATGAACTGGCCTGGAAACTGATGAAGGCCTATCTTGAGTATGAGGGGTATGCAACTGTAAACTCGCCGCGAGCAGCCTTTAAAGAAGCTTTTGCCTATGGACTTATTTTTAATGGGGATGTCTGGATTGATATGATCGATGCTCGAAATCTTACTGTGCACACATATGACGAGCAAATGGCCAAAGAAATCTATGATAAAGTTAAAAAAAAGTATTATGACGCTTTTGCAGCATTTGCTAAGAAGATGGCGGAGGTGCTTAAATGA
- a CDS encoding CPBP family intramembrane glutamic endopeptidase: MLEIRWKLKHVVLILILTLVLVNGMNLLLGSLPLPGLKSFGARVIFLTFFQDILLLALVLWVVEKNRGHLSDLGLTVKNWGKAFKWGVFGGFLILIAVVVVGAFSFKILKVNPPPQTFEKLLTLAKTPTEKNLLVFLGVFLGPFAEELFFRGFSYPILKKYMGVVGGIAVSSLLFGAMHFDPYRFLPLSIGGAILAYLYEKTGTLLSPFVAHATWNGIMTWFVMGKMFFY; the protein is encoded by the coding sequence ATGCTGGAAATTCGCTGGAAGTTAAAACATGTGGTTTTAATATTAATATTAACTTTAGTTTTGGTAAATGGGATGAATTTACTGTTGGGATCTCTTCCTCTTCCCGGTCTTAAAAGTTTTGGGGCTAGGGTTATCTTTTTGACTTTTTTTCAGGATATACTGCTATTGGCTTTGGTGTTGTGGGTGGTGGAAAAAAACCGAGGTCACCTATCTGATCTGGGGCTTACGGTAAAAAATTGGGGTAAAGCCTTTAAATGGGGAGTGTTTGGAGGTTTTTTAATTTTAATTGCCGTGGTGGTGGTGGGAGCTTTTAGTTTTAAAATTTTAAAGGTTAATCCTCCTCCGCAGACCTTTGAAAAACTCTTAACCCTGGCTAAAACTCCCACGGAGAAAAACCTGCTGGTCTTTTTGGGAGTTTTTCTCGGCCCTTTTGCCGAAGAGCTTTTCTTTCGCGGTTTTAGCTATCCTATATTAAAAAAATACATGGGTGTGGTTGGAGGGATAGCAGTATCTTCCTTACTTTTTGGAGCGATGCATTTTGATCCTTACCGGTTTTTACCGCTCTCGATAGGGGGAGCAATACTGGCGTATCTTTACGAAAAGACCGGTACGTTATTAAGCCCCTTTGTGGCGCATGCCACCTGGAATGGAATCATGACCTGGTTTGTAATGGGGAAAATGTTTTTTTATTAA